ATACATCGAGCTCGTCGGTCTCAAAGGTTTTGAGGACTCACATCCATACGAGCTCTCCGGTGGAATGAAACAGCGGGTGGGGATCGCACGCGCGCTAGCAAATGATCCGAAAATTCTCCTGATGGATGAACCGTTCGGCGCACTTGATGCGCAGACACGAAATATGATGCAAAAGGAGCTCCTGCGGATATGGGCCGAAACAAAGAAAACCGTGCTTTTCGTGACGCATTCAGTCGATGAGGCGGTTTATTTAGCTGATCGTATAGTAGTCATGACTGCACGGCCAGGGACGATCAAAGAGATTTTCGAAATCACGATGCCTCGTCCTAGAGATAGAGCGAGCGTCGAATTTGCGTCACTCAGAAAACACATTTTGGCGGAGCTGGAAAGAGAGGTTGTCAGGCCGACACCATCGGCCTAATTCAATACAC
This DNA window, taken from Methanomassiliicoccales archaeon, encodes the following:
- a CDS encoding ABC transporter ATP-binding protein, whose amino-acid sequence is MTLTIEKLEKRFPKDDEELVAITDFTLEVKDHEFVCVLGPSGCGKTTLLRIVAGLESKTSGSVKLDGVEITGPGSDRGMVFQEFALFPWRTVRKNIEFGLEIRKVPKEKRRAISDKYIELVGLKGFEDSHPYELSGGMKQRVGIARALANDPKILLMDEPFGALDAQTRNMMQKELLRIWAETKKTVLFVTHSVDEAVYLADRIVVMTARPGTIKEIFEITMPRPRDRASVEFASLRKHILAELEREVVRPTPSA